Within Salvia splendens isolate huo1 chromosome 21, SspV2, whole genome shotgun sequence, the genomic segment AAGGGCATTCGCAGAGTGGACGTTGCGGTCACAGGACAGACATAAACTAGCTGCATCGGACCGACAATACACAATCGATCTTTGCTCCCCACAGAAATCACAAAGATATCCCATACTCAGACAAAATCAACTTCCGAAAAATCGGGCTttacaaacacactttattctCTGCAACAAAAGACGGCAGGAAACAAACAAGATCAAGTATCAGCGACAACATTGAATCAATCAGTCGATGTTGATTTGGATCTGAACACAAATTGCTATATGATAaagaaaacaaatgagaaaaaagCAATACTAATTCGAAAACAAGACGGAAAAACTTCTTCTACGACACGAAAATTCAAAACCCCCAATTTTTTACTGAGACGTATCACTTGCAATACGTCACCATAAAACTTGGAGAGGATAAAACTCCCCAACTCTCCAATCTGCTGGGAAACAAGTTTCAGAACAAAACccccaattaaaaaaaaaaaaaaactcagaaATTATTCACTGCAATTCAACAAAATAGTTTcctaaattcaaccaaattggAACTGGAAAAGATGAGTAGGAGCTGAAATCACAGAGATTTGGCTAATTGCTCCAAATAGAAACAAAAAAGGGTATTTTGCAGGAAATCTTACCTAACTCGGCGATAAAGGAAGACAGCAGCAGATTACTATATGTAGAAAGAAAGTGGCAGATCTCAGTTGAGCGGGAGTGGTCAGCTAGTTAAAACCctaactaagagcatccacaatgggacggatgtcccgactGACTTTCCGACTGACTTTCAAAAACACCTTCTATCACGTCATAagaacttcccactgcacaatgatgGGCATTCCCAAGGATATCCCGACttacatccacaataataaaaattcacaaattcaccaaattaaaaatttatggaattaaaatgaaatagtgctccatttatcttcaaaaaaaatgaaagtagagagagaaactcgttaaaacaagtggtgcgaatgaaatgaagttcaatgagtcgtatatatagagtttttttttaattaaaaatcgggacgtccgtcgtgacacCGCTATGGCGGACATCACAACGGACGTCGTCAGAAAACCGCGAAACTCCGGTGTCCTCAAGCGACGTTCGCGTCCGCCGGATTTAtgtctaatggcggacgtccggcacgccggtccgacgcCAGCCGGGACGCCCGCGGCGCAGCACTAACATAAAAGGTGGAGCTTTTGGAAATGGAATATTCTCTATGTGAGCAGGAGATGAGATTGGTGAGCAGCTGAAATATTTTTGACGTTCTGACAAAAGTTGCCATTTTTTTagtaaataaagataaaaaaaaattaataaagtgtAGCAGAGAGAGAACATGTAGTAGATGGGTCCGAGGTGGAGAGTGGGACCCAAAATAGATGGGTCCGAGGTTAGCAATTTATCTCTTTGTTTCATAATATTTTGAATACAAAATTTGTAAatgtaagagtgtccactatagagTGGACGCGGTGAGCGGGGGGCGGGCGGGCTATAGTGGCAAAGTTGTCAGCCCCGGGGGCGAACGCGGCTAGGGGGGTGAGAGGCGGCGGACGCTCGATAGCCGGGTGAGGGGCGAGGACTCGGcgggggctatagccgcgcctatagtggcggacacCAGCCGCGGCGGTTGCTgcgaattttcaatttttttcccctctataaataccactccccctacttatttttcaccattttcacaaaatccatccactcactatccACACTCTAAAAAATGCACCGAGCAGACGATGAATCACCCGACTctcaggaatcgggatatggcagcAATCCATCACACCCGTCGGGTTTTGCCGAATATGTttctcagccgtcgggcttTGGCGCGACTCCGTCCCAGCATTGGggttggaatcaatctcccccatcgtgggcatcgagtccaccccttcctccatctcagtcgtggaggtcttctcctaCGCCGCCACCTTtacagcggaatctgagtcgttccgcatttggagattacagacccaacctagacGCGCTTTACCAGCCGCGTCCGGGCTCCCCTttccaagccagccaatctccgttaaccgaagcagatcaagacgcatttgatactatgatgggtctgctcagttccggcatcccagatacgccggcagcatgggtggaaacgcccgttccgacccgaggagGTAGCGGCAGTCGGGGCGCGGGTGGCGGAaggggcggaggcggcagtcgtGGCACCGTCCACGTCGGTTGGCGCACGGGCAGCGGAGCCGGCATTCCGAGGAGCGAGGGCAGTGGCGCCGGCGGTAGCGTTGGCTCTAGTTCTGGGTCCAACCGGGGCAAGCCATACACCAAAGAAGAGAGCATTGCAGTGGCGAATGCGTGGGATGCTATCACTTCGGACCACGTGGTGGGTACCGATCAGgccgaggggagcttttggaggcgcgtcatgtTTGCATACGAGGAGTTCAAACCCGACggcgcgacccagaacagctccgGAAAAAGTGGGGTAGGATTCTCCGGGCTACCAAGCGGTTCGcgtccatatacgagaacaaccttcgccacgctgagagtggccgaagcgcaGCAGATGTGAAGAACCTGTCGGAGGGCCAATACCATAcggagggctggccgaagttcaccttgtgggaggagtatcttgtcctcgcggattgtccgaaattcaggtcgatcgtgGTGCACGAGGTGGGCACAGCTCCTGTGCCGAAGCGCACAAGACACAACATTGCCGGGGAATACAGCAGTGGGagcggctcgcacgagttcgagcagtctgacgagcaagtcgaagagccagccgaTACTCACACTAGGCGACGACGGCCCATgggacaacaggcctctatccgcagcgccagagggggTAGAAGTGCCTTCCGCCTATCGGCAGGCGCGTCCGGATCGCGCATCCACCAGCccgccccaatcccacagcccacggtgcaaccccacgaggtattggccaataccatagacgtgcagttgatgcaacaactgcaagacgtatgcaggtcATACGCAGGGGAAACTAACTCGTACGgcaggaacgtctacaagaggctcatcactcggattgagagtcgactgaggttggttgataatgcgcctggGGATACCGCGGCTGGCagcagcagcgagagaggaggaggaggaggaggagaaggagaagaagaggaagacgaggaagccgactccgacaccgagtagacggtggcgaagttttgtagttgtattttattttaattattcgttgtataattttaccggtttgcaatacaacgaatattcggccataattacctcgttttctagttatttacactgcgattatttaaattacacttgattgaaactaaaaatattttaaaataaaaattgattataaaatttgggggctattggaggtgtccactatagtggaggaaatagaattttgggttgtggacaacaaaattggggctatggcaAAAAACTGGGgtggggctattgggcgtgtccgcctatagtggacAGCCTAAGGGCATCCGCCCCCAATTTATCtttttgtttcataatattTTGAATACAAAATTTGTAAGtgtaagggcatccgcaatggggcggacgctAGGCCGTCCGATGCCTCGGACGCgtcatcgtccgccactgtgggtgtgcggacgatgcccgatgtaTCGTCTGCTccctatagatcgtccgcggacgatagggcatcaaCCGCGCCATCGttcgcccactgtgggcgacacagacgatgcaacgcatttttgtttttttttcattttttaaattcaaaaattatttttatataaatacctcCTACCCCACATTCACATTTTTAACTTTTCCATTCACATTTCCActctcaaattacactataaaatggattccggtgaatacccaagtccgaatagtccgatgtttgggggtggtgcacgttgaccgggtacagaccctgacgaatatcggcccttcgactccaacacgcagtacgatcccgaattcagtacggattcgtacggtctgtcCGACATGGAGCCGCCTCCAACCCGCCCCGCCGCCCTTTCCCGCCGCCCCACctgccagaaagaagcggaaccggcaccgggtgtacaagttgccacctccggaaaCGAATGAAGACTACGCCcccgggaggacgaactaccaaccggatgaaactctcgtcttggcgaggtgttgggtggatatttcgGAGGACCCGGTATTTGCTAAAAACCAAAAGCAGGTTGTGTACtcggagcgcatcgccgagcgctacaatgaggcgaagccgccgagccgtacaagcgccatagggagcagctccgcaagcactgggatcaggtgaagaagcaagtcaacctgttctcggcggagtacgagaagtgcttgagggagTAGGGAAGCCGCAAGAGtttgagcgatgtgcgcgatagagcgctgttgtcgtaccagtcatTGTACGTCGACTTCAAGCAATTCAACATCTGGGtgctcttgaaggacaagcagaagttccaaggcgagATTCTGCCATCGGCTGCGCCAAAGAGGACGAGGACCACCGAAGCCGGTGcatacacgagcagcgaaagcggcgcatatccggtggacctcaaccggacgatgtatgaggatgaagagagttccggcacactggtgtcctcccggcgtcctgTTGGCGTCAATgatgcgaagaacaaggggaaggcgaatgCGACATCCTCCTCACAAGCCGCGGCCGCCCCCCAATCGCCtatcccgaccccgaccccgacgtcacttgcctacgcggagttggcagcgatcgccaaccggaggacgttgttggacacgcacagcGCCTTCATGCAGTGTCAGGACCCGgcgccaaagccgaatacctccaggggatgatcgatgagTTGCGCCGCAAGTTGAGACTTTTGTAGaatagtcaacttttttttcatttctaactcgtgtatcttttttttaatcaatgtaggatttgccgtttttaattaatcgtggtgttttttaattattttgtattgacatatttgaaaacatttaaattaattaacaaagcaatagtgaaacctatagggcgggcgccccactgcaggtggaagggtaggaggataaaatgatgatgtggcggtgcATAAGGCGCCTCATTGCTAATGCGCTAATgttctttatatttttactaTATCCACGTAGATTTAGTATGTCAATATTTTATGTTAAGAACAATTCGATGTAGGGAGTATATTACAAGCGAAATGAAAACTATTAAACTCGTGTACTTAAACTAGAATTTGATGATTGAAACTGCATGTCCATGAAAAATTTAAAAGGATACTAAATTTGATTATTTGGATTAAACAAAATTATCATAGAATAATGAAAAGGTATACCTTTTCATTAGAATTGTacaattattgaaaattttactgttcaataaaaaaaaactcatttcATTGTTGCTTAACGAAACAACAAGCTCTTTGCATATGAAAAATACAATTACTCTCCATTAATGGTTCACTTTTACTAGTTTTTTTTGCCCCCTCCCCCGTTAATTGTCGACTTTCATTTTTTACTGTAAATAGTAAATAATAAGTGGGCCTCACATTCcataactcattccactcacattttataataaaaccaatatactctatccgtcccacgttacttgaagcgtttcttttcggcacgagatttaagaaaattgtgtttagtgagttaaaataaagtagaagagagaataaagtgagagagatgagagatggtaaagtaaaaaaaaagaataaagtaagtatgattagatgttttgtttttagctaaaaagagaaattaCTCAAGTAACTTGTGACAACCCAAAATAGAATACgattcaagtaacttgggacggagggagtataaaagtgggattcatattccattaactttttcaacccatattcttttatatttcttaaaatctatgcCGGAACCAATGTGGACAATTATTGGGGGAAGGGGGGAGTAATTGATGATTTATTTGTTGGGTTTGTAATTTACTTTTTTGgataaataatcattaaaaagGTATTATATATTGTTTTTAATCCCTAATTATGGAAACAGAGCCCCATGTAACATGGTATTGGACGGAAAGAGTGATAAAATTTGGTAAGATCCATTTTCACTCACGGCGCCGGATTCCGCCCAATTGCTATCCGTGAAAATTGCAAAACCACCGCCGCTTTAAGACTCTAACGTCTCCTTAGCCTTTCCGCAACAAACCGAGATGCAGAAAACAGCGCAGTCGTGGTTTGCTGGTGGCCCAAACAGCGATCTTGACAAAACGTCGTCGTCGCTACTCGCTGATTGGAACGCCTATGCCTCCGCTTCCGAGCCCGCGGCCGCCGATTCACAATTCGATCTCGAGGCCGCTGTGCGATCCCCAAACCTAGAAAATCTTCCTGCTCATCGATTTTGATCATGTGTGCTCAGGCATTTTTAGGAATTCGATGTTTCCTTTGCCTAATGGGTCACAAACTCAAAAAACAGCTAAATTTGATGCCTCGTGCGATCAAAATCCGTAAATTGATGTTATGCTAAAGCATAATTTCGAAGAATTTGATGCCTTTCATCAAATTGGTTACAATGTTAATGTTTGTGGAAGGTTGTTTAATCTGCATAAGTTGTATATCAAAGATAGTATTTGTTCCATAGCTTTCCAAATATGTTCAATCTCAAATTTCTACTTTTTCAGTTTTGAATACTATAATTCACATTTGTAGGGCAGTTTTAGATTTACAGTTCCATGATTTAAGGCTTGCTTTAGTTTTAAAGCTTTAAATCCTTGAGTTCGAGTTTAAGGTATTCATCTCCAGGCAGGTGATTATTGTGAGCATAGCATGTCATTTACACCCTAAAACTCTACATTTGTTCCCTAACTTGAACAGGGTTACAAAGGGAGTGAGGGACTTACCTGGGAGCTTTAACTCGGCTACTAGCAGCGTGCCTTCGGGGCAGTCTCTTGTCTATTTCGGGTTCTTCCTCGGAGCTGgattcttcttcatcttcattgCTTTCACCATATTCCTTCCTGTGATGGTGCTGAAGCCTCAGAAATTTGCAATCTGCTTCACCATCGGGTGCGCCTTCATAGTTGGTTCCTTCTTCGCCCTAAGAGGCCCAAAGAATCAGCTTAGTCACATGTTGTCAAAAGAGGTATTTTTGCAACTGCTTTTGACACTCTGGTTTCTGTGTTTAGGTGATTAACTTGCTTGTGTTGTTCCCACAGAGACTGCCTTTCACAATAGGATTTCTTGGTAGCATGGTTGGTACGATTTGTGTATCCATGGTGCTCCACAGCTACATCCTCTCCGTCTTCTTCTCGGTGTTACAGGTGCTGCATCATTATTTCTATGTTTGAATCatggttgaagaagatgatagTGATTTGAGCAGTATTTTGTGTTGTAGGTGCTGGCTCTTTTGTACTATGTTGTTTCATACTTCCCCGGAGGTTCAGCCGGAATGAGATTTCTTTCCTCAGCACTCACCTCCTCTGTTCTCCGATGCTTCGGAAGATGATTCCCCTAACCTCAGAAATGCTATCAGCGGCTTTGAGGTTTCGATTTTGCAGTGGCTACACCTTCATCCTCAATATGCACGAGAGCGTGCCGAATCGAAGCTCCCTCGCTCGACTGAGACACTTGCTGCTATGCTACCATGTAAATTTGATGCTTAAAAAGCTTTGGCTACTTTTCAGGTATGCTTGAATAGTTGAATGGCAAGTGTTTTTTGCTTAGCAATTAACCAGGTAGATTTTTTGAAATTCTGTTACATACAAAACTATACTAGTGGAAATGGAAATACAATTGGTCACACCATGTCATCTTGGGCTCCATTTCTGTCTCTTCTCCCGCCTCGAATAAACAAACGTATTCTTGAGGAGCCGTTGGGGTGCTTGGCCGGAATGCCCGTCTGAATCGCCTCGACGTATAACACCTTCACTAGATTCCTGAAGCGTCGTCTGAAAGTGGGCAGTCGCGACATGGAACCGACGATTCCTTGCAGCCTGTTACAATGCACCATGCTGTTAATCAAATTGTCCAATCACACTCCCAACACTTGAATATGTGTTTAACTCACCTCCTAATCACAGCCTGCAGTTGTGCTCTTCTCACTTTGTCTGTAGACGGGAATTCGGTGTTGTCCCAGTTTTCCGGCCTATCGTTGTTGCAGGCTAAAACAAGCTTTCTCAGGCAACTCTCCTCGTCCTCCTGTAACTGCAAACCCTTTATCTGCTCCTTCATGGTGAAGAGCGGCCCGATAAACCACTCGAACACTTTATCTCTTGGCAAGTTGAATCTCGTTAATTCCATTTCCTCTGCTGCATAAACATCACCAAATTTCAACTATGTATAATAAATGACATCTCATCAAAAGCTAGATCGAAAAATGAACACTTACATATGATCAAACCAGAGGATTCTGACTTTGCTGAGGTGAGTAGACACTGTAAGATGCACCAAGAAGGCAGCTCGATGCCGAGCTTCTTACAGTCCCCTTTCATCATACAGTCTTAAATATCTTTAACACTTATCAACCCTTCTCCTTCTCCGAGGAGAAGTTTCCCGTTTACCTCGCACGACTTAAAGAGCCAATCCCATACCTGCACTGGTGTGTACCGTTGAATAGCTTGTTGAGCGTTCTCGATCCTTCCGAAACCAGCTTAGAAGACCGTGAGCAGGATCCTTCTCTCTCGTCTTGGCTGTCGAGGGACCTCCCTTTCTCCAGTCCGGTTGAAGGCTTCATCCTTCGACGGTACTGAGGCCTGGCTGTCAAAAATGTCTAACTAGTCAAAATCACAGCTCATGTTGGAAGTCGCTCCTCAAAACACTACGATATATACCTGGGAAAGCATGAACCCTCCGACAAAGAAAGTAAGTCATTCCCGTATTCATCAAACAACGAAATCACTGCCACAATGTAAGCAAGACCCATCTGAAGCGACTCTTCCTGGACAGACAATCATACCATTAGGCCACAATAAGTAATACAGAGGGAATAAACACATGTCAAAGCTTAAAATACCTGGTGAACGACGACTCCAGCATAAAGACCGAGGAAAAAACTTGAGAACAAAGCAGCCATGAAGGCGCCTAAGACAGCCAACGGCCATAGAAGGATTGCTAGACCGGCAAAGGGTATGCACATTGTTTCAAGAAAAGGTCCTTCCCTGCCAACGAGATCTTCTAATAGCCTCTTCCATCCCCTAAACAACATATATGGGCTCTTCCAAAGAGCTACCGCAGTGATCAGAGGAACATCTACCAGAACGGCAATACTTGAAACTAACAAACACCCAGGAACCCTCCATAACCTGTAAACCATCTATATAAGCAACATTTCTACTGCGAAAACCAGTACGGTTTGACAACGCTGAATGAGAAACTCACTCTATGTCTATAGGTTTCTCGTCCTCGTTCACATCTTTGCTCAGTTCATCCATGTAGGAGAAGTAAGAGTGGAAGCAGAAATCTGTAAAATCCCTAACAATTGTACAACTACTCTCAATTGTTGAAAAGCAGCCATCCTGAATAAAATTAACGCAATGTAAACGCTCCCTCAATCTGAAATTTGGTTCCCTTcaaacacaattctcaacaacTATTTGCATTCTTGTTGACAATGGAAACACTACagaataaacataaataaagCTTTATATGTGAAACTTGAAGAAAACAGAGAGACTCACAATGAAGCAGTGGTAGGCTTTATCGGTGACATTCGCCCCAACAGCCTCGAATGTTGCAATCAATGGGGCGAAAAAGCCATACCCCACCCCACCAATAATGCTGCCAACAATGGCCATGATAGGCCATAGGATCAAGGGGAGAGGCAATGACCAACACTTCACTCTTCAAAACCCATCCAACTCTTTTGCTTCTGTTTATGAAACAAATCCACCATTATCCATAGCAGAAATGGGATGACAAAATTGTATCAAATAATAACAACTACTACAAGCTTACTTTGCAACACAGTAGTATGTCCAGAGAAAATGTGCAAGCCAAAGACCTATTGCAACTGCAGAGTTTCCAACTGCAATGATGGTTACAGCAATTGGGCATATAATCAACCCTGCTacaattcaaacataaattggggcaattaaataattgaaaccctaatttcaacATTATGTAGAGATGAAATTGGGGAAGAGGTCATACCTTTGAGAAAGCTAAGaatgaagagagagaagaagaagggcagGAAGGAGACGAAGCTCCAACACTTGGCCACAAACCCAATTGGCACCTCCATTGACAGAACTCACCTCTCTCTCCCCAAAACTCAACCCAAAACCAAAGTTTTCAAGAAATTAACTAAAGCTTCAAAACTCAACAGAAATAAAAAGGTTTGATTTTTTTGGTAGTTGAGTTTTCATCTAAGCAAACCCAGCTGTGAGATGACTACCCAACTTTTCCTAAAGCAGAGATTTTGGAAGTAGTAAACTTTCGAGAAAGAAAACCGTTGAGTGGCGCAGTGGGAAGATGGCATCGCGACACGGGTACTGGCTAGAAGTGGGATTCCAGCGAAAGCAGGTGGTGACACGTCATTTGGCGGGATTCGGGAACCTCAGGatcgaaaattttaattaaaaatatattttaaaataatttaaattttgatagGGGCATTTTGTCACTTAATTATTATTGGCCACAAGGTATATCTCATAGAGCTCTTTCTATTTTCGTTCTAGGCCACTAatagaattccattttaatgaaggagttTAGTTTTATTCCGACTTAGGTAATAACGCATAACCATCATGCGTCTTTATTAATAAAACGCATACCTATCATGGGTCTGTACATAATgacgcacaaccattatgcgtctttcaagacgcataacccttatgcgtcttagTGTAATGACGCATAACCTTTTGCGTCTTTCATTCGGGTTTTAACAGAAGGCAGAAGCAGCGCACAAAATACACTTTCAATTCCTCTCTCGGGTGTaggcgatttccggcgatttcGATAGATTTCCAACGTTTTCTCCAtaagttccggtaattgttcttcaatttagctacattaatcattattcatgtttattttgctttcatttgttagttttacccaatttattaaattatggcttgtaggaaaaatgtccataattgttgtttttttaaatgtttttgatgcagaaatcatgcaagtatttgtgagtttgtattggggtggtagagtagttcaactacaacatatgggtattggttatgaaccacctcgtgcgaggagctccatcatattaaattcatgtgtttcctattctgaattggtagcaatgatatgtgatgcgatgagaatagatatgaaccaacacacaattgaattattatggagacaatgtatagtctttgcttccggtatgagttatacatgttctgtgatttgcaatgacgaaagtgtgatgtttatgttcaacaatgctcaaaattcaagtgggtgtattgaattatttgttgagtattcacctgtgaggagttcagaaatcccaccagttgttgagtatggtattggatcatctgcgagggttGAACAAATGAGCTTTGACTGTGGTATTGCatcatctgcgagggtggagCATATGCGCTTTGATTGTAGTATGAATGAGcagagagatgttgtagatgttgctgatgttggtgttggattgaatgatgaggtagATGTTGCAGATGTTCTTGATGAGCCAACGCCACTATCTGAGACAGAGCCAGACCCcgatctcagtgatggtgatggttCTGATAATGTTGATGGta encodes:
- the LOC121785371 gene encoding protein transport protein SFT2-like, producing MQKTAQSWFAGGPNSDLDKTSSSLLADWNAYASASEPAAADSQFDLEAAVRSPNLENLFPNLNRVTKGVRDLPGSFNSATSSVPSGQSLVYFGFFLGAGFFFIFIAFTIFLPVMVLKPQKFAICFTIGCAFIVGSFFALRGPKNQLSHMLSKERLPFTIGFLGSMVGTICVSMVLHSYILSVFFSVLQVLALLYYVVSYFPGGSAGMRFLSSALTSSVLRCFGR
- the LOC121785370 gene encoding uncharacterized protein LOC121785370, encoding MLSAALRFRFCSGYTFILNMHESVPNRSSLARLRHLLLCYHVNLMLKKLWLLFRRQKQRTKYTFNSSLGCRRFPAISIDFQRFLHKFRNHASICEFVLGW